Part of the Arthrobacter globiformis genome is shown below.
GCCTTCCCGGTGAGGTTCTCACCTCGCGTGAGGACCCGCCTTTTGCGGGTCCTGCGGCGGCAATCGCCGCGGGCCTGGCCGCGCTGCGGGGTGCAGACCCCGCGGACATGGTCCTGGTTCTCGCGTGCGACATGCCGCGTGTGGGCAATGCTGTCCGCGCCCTCCTGGACTCTCTCCCCGGCGCGGGGGCTGACGGCGTCATGGCGGCATCGGCCGACGGGCGGCTGCAGCCGCTGGCGGGTTTTTATGGCACAGCTGCGCTGGAACGCTCCGTGCAGGCTGCCGTGGCACGCAACGCCCTCGTGCACGGGTCAGTCTTCGCCCTCCTTGCTAGTCTTGACGTGCAGGCTGTGGTTGTCCCCGCGGGCTCCACGGACGACGTGGACACCTGGGACGATGCGGCCGCGTTGGGAGTAGCTGTCCGGGAGCAATGACCCGCATTCCGGACCGCCGTGGATTTGGAGGCAGGCATGAAAAGCCAGGACGAGACGCTTGAGGAGTGGTGCCGTCTGCTGCTGCGGGCCTTCGAGCTCGAGGATGTGGACGTGGACATCAACGAGGTGTTGTCCGTCGCGGGGGTTGCCGCGCACTCCGTGGTGCGTCCCGCGGCACCCCTCACCACCTTCATAGCAGGCCTCGCCGCCGGCTTGGGATGTGCTTCGGGCCAGGCTCCGGACGTCCACGCCATGCAGGGCGCCATGGACGTGGCCCGTGCCGTTGCCAAGGCCTACGCCGCCGATGAGGCGCAGGCTGCTGCGGGTGCCCCGGCCGCAGGTACCGCCGGAACTTCGGCGCCCACCGGGACCCCGGGGGAATGACAGCCGCGCCCGAGCACCGCTCTACCGACCCATACTCCTCCGGGGACGCAACCGCTGCCGACGACGCAACTGCTTCCGGCTCCGAAGCCGAGCCTGCGTCGGACGCCAAACCCGGTGCCGACGCCGAACCCGCCGGGGTGGAACCGGACGCACACGTGGAGCCGGACGCACACGTGGAGCCGGACGCACACGTGGAGCCGGACGCACACGTGGAGCCGGACGCACACGTGGAGCCGGACGCCGAGGTGGAGCCGGACGCGCCGGCGAAGCACCTGGCGCACACCTGGGCGGAGGCCCGGCAGGCCGCCTTCGACTGTGCTGCCCCGATACCCGCGGCACCTGTTCCCTTGCGTGACGCCGTGGGCCGGACTCTGGCCGCGGACATCACCGCCCGCCAGGACATGCCGCACTATGCGTCGTCGGCCATGGACGGCTGGGCCGTTAACGGAACAGGTCCATGGATCCTGGCCGAGCCGGGGCAGCGTCTCGCACCGCACCAGGCGAGCGTGATTGTGACGGGCGGACTGATTCCCCCGGGCGGCAAGGCGGTGCTGCGCACCGAGAGCGGTGTGATGTCCACGGACGACGACGGCCTGCCTGTCCTGACGCTGGGAAGCGCCGCCCGACCCGGCGAACCGAGGAACGGCCAGCACATCCGGAAGGCCGCAGAGGAAGCAACCGCCGGGGACGTGCTGGTCAGGACCGGCGCCGTGCTGAATCCCGCCCATGTGGCCCTCGCCGCCCTGGCCGGGTATGACGAGGTGGAGGTGCTCGGCAAACCG
Proteins encoded:
- a CDS encoding DUF6457 domain-containing protein, which encodes MKSQDETLEEWCRLLLRAFELEDVDVDINEVLSVAGVAAHSVVRPAAPLTTFIAGLAAGLGCASGQAPDVHAMQGAMDVARAVAKAYAADEAQAAAGAPAAGTAGTSAPTGTPGE
- the mobA gene encoding molybdenum cofactor guanylyltransferase; protein product: MDFDAIILAGGRSSRLGGSPKSALMYDGATLLERSLAAAAGARHTVVVGPEAAGLPGEVLTSREDPPFAGPAAAIAAGLAALRGADPADMVLVLACDMPRVGNAVRALLDSLPGAGADGVMAASADGRLQPLAGFYGTAALERSVQAAVARNALVHGSVFALLASLDVQAVVVPAGSTDDVDTWDDAAALGVAVREQ